A portion of the Tissierellales bacterium genome contains these proteins:
- a CDS encoding 2-oxoacid:acceptor oxidoreductase family protein, whose translation MEERIIIAGFGGQGVMAMGQLLTYAGMIEDKKVSWLPSYGPEMRGGTANCSVIISSEDVGSPVVIDSNTAIAMNKPSLDKFEDSVVKGGKLFINSSLIGEKSKRDDIEVYYIPANDIADELGNIRVANMVMLGAYLEVSKVVETDSVLKAFTKVFGEDKKHLLPINEEAIKKGSLAVKEQLGATV comes from the coding sequence ATGGAAGAACGTATTATTATTGCAGGATTTGGTGGACAGGGTGTTATGGCAATGGGGCAACTTTTAACCTATGCAGGAATGATTGAAGATAAAAAGGTTTCCTGGTTACCATCCTATGGACCCGAAATGCGTGGAGGAACTGCTAACTGTAGTGTTATTATATCATCAGAAGATGTTGGTTCTCCAGTAGTTATAGATTCAAATACTGCTATTGCTATGAATAAGCCATCTCTTGATAAATTTGAAGATTCTGTTGTAAAGGGCGGGAAGCTGTTTATAAACTCATCATTAATTGGTGAAAAATCTAAAAGAGATGATATAGAAGTATACTATATTCCTGCTAATGATATCGCAGATGAATTAGGTAATATTAGAGTGGCAAATATGGTTATGCTAGGGGCATATTTAGAGGTATCAAAAGTAGTAGAAACAGATTCAGTTTTGAAAGCCTTTACAAAAGTATTTGGAGAAGATAAAAAACATCTTCTTCCGATAAATGAAGAAGCTATTAAAAAAGGTTCTTTAGCGGTAAAAGAACAACTTGGGGCTACAGTTTAA
- a CDS encoding NAD/NADP octopine/nopaline dehydrogenase family protein: MKLGIYGVSTQGGKAFLADFLIKGYDVYGYARPSQHGLEFINEVQSKKGIMLERPKDITEEKSRFLKLNNSKVGCDLNELVEHSDIIVISHPSQYIVETVANLKEAGIIKKRTPLILGCSRTLATPYVWNILGGNYPVICFSTLPYSAKSPYPGIVYIKRRKRNWMASVEGEFKDEDIDLIETIFPQVLYNNIPASTSLGNIGAVFHAAPYILNYEDIKESEKRGEAYSFYMQGIAARSDVGECIEGIDQTRLHIASYLDLSVFDSSIPSREVRWKEIMNHMRMAELEHMDNINELRVLRHDYLKEVNNAILSAQHWLDVTYGVRRIEGESICSAIKRTPTYQKMSVPQKRYVEEDIPTGLVPLEALAKRFNIRHDEITYIIDLYDEKFNIDSRAIGRNLKQIETKFLIKYLKGDLFGSYDYAI; this comes from the coding sequence ATGAAGTTAGGTATTTATGGGGTTAGCACTCAGGGGGGGAAAGCATTTTTAGCAGATTTTCTTATAAAAGGATATGATGTATACGGATATGCTAGACCATCACAACATGGTTTAGAATTTATTAATGAAGTACAAAGTAAAAAAGGAATTATGTTAGAAAGGCCCAAAGATATTACTGAAGAAAAAAGTCGTTTTCTTAAGCTAAATAATAGTAAAGTTGGATGTGATTTAAATGAGTTAGTAGAACACTCAGATATTATAGTTATTTCACATCCTTCACAGTATATTGTAGAAACTGTTGCTAATCTTAAAGAAGCAGGAATTATAAAGAAAAGAACTCCCTTAATTTTAGGCTGTAGCAGAACTCTTGCAACACCCTATGTTTGGAATATATTAGGGGGAAATTATCCTGTTATTTGTTTTTCGACTTTGCCCTATTCAGCTAAATCACCATACCCTGGAATTGTATATATAAAAAGGAGAAAAAGAAATTGGATGGCTTCCGTAGAAGGTGAGTTTAAGGATGAAGATATTGATTTAATTGAAACAATCTTCCCACAAGTTCTATACAATAATATTCCTGCTAGTACATCTTTAGGGAACATCGGTGCAGTTTTCCACGCAGCGCCTTATATATTAAATTATGAAGATATAAAAGAAAGTGAAAAAAGAGGGGAGGCTTATTCTTTCTATATGCAAGGTATAGCTGCAAGGAGTGATGTAGGAGAATGTATAGAAGGGATTGATCAAACTAGACTCCATATTGCTAGCTACCTAGATTTATCAGTTTTTGATTCTTCTATTCCTTCTAGGGAGGTTAGATGGAAAGAAATAATGAATCATATGAGAATGGCTGAATTAGAACATATGGACAATATTAATGAACTAAGGGTTTTGAGACATGATTATTTAAAGGAAGTTAATAATGCTATTTTATCAGCACAACATTGGCTAGATGTAACCTATGGTGTTAGGAGAATAGAAGGAGAATCAATTTGTTCTGCAATAAAACGTACTCCTACATACCAAAAAATGTCTGTGCCTCAAAAAAGGTATGTTGAAGAAGATATACCAACAGGACTTGTACCTTTAGAAGCCTTAGCAAAAAGGTTTAATATTAGACATGATGAAATAACATATATTATTGATCTTTATGATGAAAAATTTAATATTGATTCTAGGGCAATTGGAAGAAATCTTAAACAGATTGAAACTAAGTTTTTAATTAAGTATTTAAAAGGAGATTTATTTGGAAGTTATGATTATGCTATTTAA